The sequence TGTGCCGGCGACAGGCCAGGGAGTTTTCGGACAAACGCGACCATATCCCAGATGAGACGATCATCATGCGTTTTCCCCCAGGCCGGCATGGCGGTCATCTTGATGCCATGCTTGATGATCCAGAATTGCTCCGCAGCCGAACGTTCCGAACCTTTGAACAAGACGGGCGCTTGCGGATACAGCCCTTGACTCATTTCGGTCTTTTCCATCCCGGGCGCGAGATGGCAGCCGCTGCACATCTCGGTATAGAGACCTGCGCCCGACGCGATCCGCGCCGGAGCCGCCAAATCTGCCGGCACCGCGATCGATCCGGATCGCGCTGCGATGGACTTCTCCCTGAATGTTTCGATGACGCTGTAAGTCAGCCGGTTATGGGGGGCATCGGCCGCTATATTATATAGGCCGAGATAGACGGTGATCGCACCCGCGCCCGCTATCAGGGCAACCGCCAGCAGCGTGAACGTCACGCTCGGCATATGCTTTCGGAAATCGAAAGTTCGAAATCGCTCCATTATCTATCTCCCGCATAACAGGCCTTGAGCTTTGCAGCCGAACGCAATGCGGCGGCTGTGCAACAGATGATACGCACCCCAACAGCTTTGCCCTTGTCACAGACGAGGCAGGCGTTTCCGTACTTGCCGCGACGAGCCATTTCAGGGTGCCCACACCCGCTCGGGCTCATGCGTCCTGCTAGGTGTGGGTTCGGAGAGATCGTGAGGACTAGCCCCTTTTTTGCCCGCTCAGATGCCACCCGCCGGCCGCACCTTCGGCTTGCGTGAGGAGCTGTGGAGATTGAAGATCTGCCACTTTCCGTTGTCCTGTTTGAGGACACTCGTAGCGACGCCATCCCGTTCGATGGTCTCGCCGCTCGCGAGCACAATCGAGAAGCTGTAGGTCTCGGTTGCGATCGCGATATTTCCTTCGCCGCGAACCGAAATCTTGTAATTGCGGAAGGTGAAGGATTTGAATTCCTTGAGTTCGGGACCCATGTGATGGTCGCGATAGTGGGCGAAGTTCCCTTCAACGCCGCCGGACTCGAATATCTGGGCGTCTGGCGAAAAGAGGGCCTCGACGCCGGTCAGGTCCAGTTTCTCCATCGCCGATTTATACTGCGCGAGCGCTGCCGCCGCGCCCTGATAATCCGCAGGCTCGGTCGCCTGAGCCGGGACGGCCACCAGCATGGCCAATGCGATTGCTGTAATCGTCAGTCGTCTCATATCATTTCCCCTTGTTGTGCCGACACTTCACGAGTGCCTCCGGTGGTTTCGATCAGATTCTGGCAAAGCGCAGCCGCAAAGAATTGGCGATGACGCTGACGGACGAGAGTGCCATTGCAGCGGCGGCAATGACCGGCGAGAGCAATAGTCCGAAAATCGGATAGAGCACGCCCGCAGCGACGGGAATCCCGGCGACATTATAGGCGAAAGCGAAGAAGAGATTCTGACGGATGTTCGCCATCGTCGCATGGCTGAGATGCCGCGCCCGCACGATGCCCAGAAGGTCGCCGCGCAGTAGCGTCACACCCGCGCTTTCGATGGCGACATCGGTTCCCGAACCCATCGCGATGCCGACGTCGGCGGCGGCGAGCGCGGGGGCGTCGTTTACCCCGTCGCCGGCCATGGCGACGATCCGGCCCTCTTCGCGCAGCCGCTGCACGACCGCACTCTTCTGGTCGGGGAGGACATCGGCCTCGACGTCGTCGATGCCGAGGCGCCGCGCGATCGCCTCGGCGGTGACGCGATTGTCGCCGGTTAGCATGATGACCTTGATTCCGGCTTCGCGCAGCGCCGCGAGTGCGTCGCCCGTCGTCTCCTTGACCGGATCGGCGATGGCGATGACGCCGGCCGCCTTGCCGCTGACCGCGATGTAGATCGCCGTTGCACCGTCTGTACGAAGCCGGTCAGCCGCCTCGGCGAGTGCGCCCAGATCGACGTCATATTCTTCGAGAAAGTTCGCATTGCCGAGGACGATCGCCTTGTCGTCGACGACCCCGACGATGCCCTTGCCGACCGGCTGGTCGACTCCCGATGGCTCGACGAGCGCGAGGGCGCGGTCTTCCGCCGCTTTGACGATTGCGGCGGCCAATGGATGTTCGCTGCTGCGCTCAAGGCTCGCGGCAATCCGGAGGAGGTCGTTTTCCTCGAACCCTTCGGCGACTTCGATGGCGACGACCGAGGGTCTGCCTTCTGTCAGCGTCCCGGTCTTATCGACGACGAGCGTGTCGACCTTCTCCATCCGCTCAAGCGCCTCGGCATTTTTGATCAGCACGCCAACTTCGGCGCCGCGCCCCACGCCGACCATGATGGACATTGGCGTCGCGAGGCCGAGCGCGCAGGGACAGGCGATGATGAGCACCGAGACGGCGGCGATAAGGCCATAGGCCATGGCGGGCACGGGGCCCAGAAGCGACCAGACAACGAAAGCGGCAATGGCGACGACGATGACGCCGGGCACGAACCAGCCCGAAACGGCATCGGCGAGACGCTGGATCGGCGCGCGGCTGCGCTGCGCATCGGCGACCATCTGTACGATTCGCGCGAGCATCGTGTCGCGCCCGACCTTCTCGCTGCGCATGAGCAGGCCGCCCGTTTGATTGATCGTTCCGCCGACCAGCGCCGCCCCGGCCGCCTTGGTCACCGGCATCGATTCGCCCGTGACCATCGATTCGTCGACCGTGCCGCGGCCTTCTACGACGATGCCATCGACGGGGACTTTTTCGCCCGGACGGATGCGTAGCATGTCACCGACCGCGACGTCCTCGAGCGCGACCTCCTCGTCGCTTCCATCGCTGCGGACGCGCCGGGCGAGCTTCGGTGTGAGGTCAAGGAGCGCGCGGATCGCGCCGCTCGTCGTTTCGCGGGCCCTGAGTTCGAGCACCTGCCCGAGTAGCACCAGCACCGTGATGACCGCCGCCGCCTCGAAATAGACCGCGACCGAGCCATCATCGGCGCGGAACGCAGCCGGAAAGATTTGGGGGACGATCGCCGCGATCATGCTGTAGCCCCACGCGACCCCGGTCCCCATCGCGATGAGGGTGAACATGTTGAGGCTTTTGTTGCGGATTGAGAGCCACGCGCGCTCGAAGAAGGGCCAGCCCGCCCATAGAACGACGGGAGTCGCGAGCAACATCTGGGTCCAGTTGTTCGTCTGGCGACCGACAAATTGATGAAGGCCTGTCAGATGGCCGCCCATTTCGAGCGCAACCACCGGGAGTGCGAGAAGGAGCCCGATCCAGAAGCGCCGCCGCATATCGCGATATTCTTCGCTGGGGCCGCCCGATGCTGTCGGCATGACGGGCTCGAGTGCCATGCCGCAGATCGGGCAGCTTCCGGGGCCGGCGCGCTGGATCTCGGGATGCATCGGGCAGGTCCAGATGGCGCCTTCGGGTGCATCGGCTGCGGCCGGCTCGCGTTTTGCGGCATAAAGATCGGGATCGGCCTCGAATTTGGCGAGGCAGCCTGCGCTGCAGAAATAGTGATGCTTGCCGCTATGCGTCGCGATATGAGGTGTGGTGGCCGGATCGACCATCATGCCGCAGACCGGATCAGTCGTGCTCCCGCTGCCTTTTTCTGCGCCCTGATGATCGTGCATCGCCGCCGCTCCCGTATGTGTCGGATGCCCGCCTCGCGGCGGGGCGGTCCAAACGCCACCGGTCGAGTTCGCCGTTGGCGTCGTTCCTGGCGGTTCCAGAATGGAGCCGCTTCTATCGATACGCAAGAAGAGCGGTTATCCCTTGGATTTTCTTTGCCCCGTGCCGTCAGGTCCCGGGCTTTCGGGCCTCGATGATCCCGATCGCACCGGTTGGCGTGCGGAACGTCTCAAGCTCGCGAACATCGCAAAAGCCTGCCTCTCTCATCAGCACCGGGAGCAATCCATCGGCGTTGGGCTGGGTGTCCTGGACGCCGTCGAGCTGCTGGATCGTGAGGCGGAACAACAACCGCATGAGGCGGCTGCGCTGTTCCCCATAGTCGGCAACATAGAGTTTGCCGCCCGGCGCGAGCACCTGCCGGGCCTCGCGTAGCAGACGTGCCTTTTCCTCAAGCCCGACCTGATGAAGGACGAGGCAGATCGCAATCTTGGCAGGCGGGGGCCAGTCATCGATCGCCGAAGCCGCGAAAAAGCCAACTCGAAACTCCGGCGGTGGAACAATCTGCGCGGTCTTCGTTCGGGCAATTCGCGTCGCTGCCTCGTCGGGGTCGAAACCAAGATAGCGGACGTCCCGGCTATGGCGAGCGATCGCCAGCGCAAGATTTCCCGTACCCGAGCCGATATCGAGAATGACGTCACCCTCGCCGAGCGCCATATGGCGAACGAGACGGTCGCGCCACACGCGCTCGCGCGTTGTCACCGCGACGCCGAAATCATAAAAGGGCGTCAGGAAGTGATATCCTGCCGCTGGCGTGTAGGATCTTGCTACGGGTTTCGGGTCGGGCATGGCCGTCTCCTTTCGACGCTTTGGCTTGCCGCCGGATTGCGGCCGCAATCGCCGGTCTCGACGAGACGCTTAAGGGCAAACAGGCGCGGCAGTCTTGAATGTTTCGCCGGGGCGACGCGGTGCGAGGCGCATCCGGCTCAGGGCACGATTTCGAACGCGAAGGCACTAAGGCCGGCCGAAGGCGTCACGCCTAGCCATTGAGCGCAGCGGCGCGTGAAGTGCGATTGATCGGCGAAGCCTCCCGCCGCCGCGGCGTCGGCAAGACCTCCGCCGCCGACCAGCGTCCGCACGGCGCGTTGAAGCTGGAGCCATTGCAGCAATTTGGCCGGAGGCACGCCGAAGTCGCGGCTGACGATTTCGCGGAGGCGCGAGGGCGAAAGGCAGGCGACGTCGGCCAAGGCGCGCGCGGTCGACAAATCGTCAGGGGCCGCGAGCACTTCGGACAGGCGGGCATCCACCGGACGCGCCTGCGAGCGGTCGAGATAGTCGGACGCCCAGCGCTTCGCGTCCGCGCCGCTTGCGATGTCACCTAGTCCGGCTGTCTCTATCGGCGTCAACAGGACAGGCGCCGATCCGGCGGACAGCCGGGTGCCGGCACGAAAA is a genomic window of Sphingopyxis sp. FD7 containing:
- a CDS encoding c-type cytochrome → MPSVTFTLLAVALIAGAGAITVYLGLYNIAADAPHNRLTYSVIETFREKSIAARSGSIAVPADLAAPARIASGAGLYTEMCSGCHLAPGMEKTEMSQGLYPQAPVLFKGSERSAAEQFWIIKHGIKMTAMPAWGKTHDDRLIWDMVAFVRKLPGLSPAQYQAITQNAPMDHDAMMKGMTEAEGASQKPSGAGEHAGH
- a CDS encoding YybH family protein; translated protein: MRRLTITAIALAMLVAVPAQATEPADYQGAAAALAQYKSAMEKLDLTGVEALFSPDAQIFESGGVEGNFAHYRDHHMGPELKEFKSFTFRNYKISVRGEGNIAIATETYSFSIVLASGETIERDGVATSVLKQDNGKWQIFNLHSSSRKPKVRPAGGI
- a CDS encoding heavy metal translocating P-type ATPase, which codes for MHDHQGAEKGSGSTTDPVCGMMVDPATTPHIATHSGKHHYFCSAGCLAKFEADPDLYAAKREPAAADAPEGAIWTCPMHPEIQRAGPGSCPICGMALEPVMPTASGGPSEEYRDMRRRFWIGLLLALPVVALEMGGHLTGLHQFVGRQTNNWTQMLLATPVVLWAGWPFFERAWLSIRNKSLNMFTLIAMGTGVAWGYSMIAAIVPQIFPAAFRADDGSVAVYFEAAAVITVLVLLGQVLELRARETTSGAIRALLDLTPKLARRVRSDGSDEEVALEDVAVGDMLRIRPGEKVPVDGIVVEGRGTVDESMVTGESMPVTKAAGAALVGGTINQTGGLLMRSEKVGRDTMLARIVQMVADAQRSRAPIQRLADAVSGWFVPGVIVVAIAAFVVWSLLGPVPAMAYGLIAAVSVLIIACPCALGLATPMSIMVGVGRGAEVGVLIKNAEALERMEKVDTLVVDKTGTLTEGRPSVVAIEVAEGFEENDLLRIAASLERSSEHPLAAAIVKAAEDRALALVEPSGVDQPVGKGIVGVVDDKAIVLGNANFLEEYDVDLGALAEAADRLRTDGATAIYIAVSGKAAGVIAIADPVKETTGDALAALREAGIKVIMLTGDNRVTAEAIARRLGIDDVEADVLPDQKSAVVQRLREEGRIVAMAGDGVNDAPALAAADVGIAMGSGTDVAIESAGVTLLRGDLLGIVRARHLSHATMANIRQNLFFAFAYNVAGIPVAAGVLYPIFGLLLSPVIAAAAMALSSVSVIANSLRLRFARI
- a CDS encoding class I SAM-dependent methyltransferase, which encodes MPDPKPVARSYTPAAGYHFLTPFYDFGVAVTTRERVWRDRLVRHMALGEGDVILDIGSGTGNLALAIARHSRDVRYLGFDPDEAATRIARTKTAQIVPPPEFRVGFFAASAIDDWPPPAKIAICLVLHQVGLEEKARLLREARQVLAPGGKLYVADYGEQRSRLMRLLFRLTIQQLDGVQDTQPNADGLLPVLMREAGFCDVRELETFRTPTGAIGIIEARKPGT
- a CDS encoding helix-turn-helix domain-containing protein, which encodes MAHQISLAIERDLEISGDADLIVPAGHAIAIASHVRHRLGPPGALVRSFYLDPLFRAGTRLSAGSAPVLLTPIETAGLGDIASGADAKRWASDYLDRSQARPVDARLSEVLAAPDDLSTARALADVACLSPSRLREIVSRDFGVPPAKLLQWLQLQRAVRTLVGGGGLADAAAAGGFADQSHFTRRCAQWLGVTPSAGLSAFAFEIVP